Below is a genomic region from Argopecten irradians isolate NY chromosome 14, Ai_NY, whole genome shotgun sequence.
AAATGTAATTTGCCCGTACAAAATTTAAATGCCATGCTTGATCTAACTTACCACCCCTTCCCAATTTTCTTTTCGATTACTTTACATGTCTGTAATATAGATCAACGATGTGTCACCCTTATCACACTGTACGGTATGTGTATAAATAACTATTTCTATAACAGACATTTTCTGCTCATAATATACATTCGGTTACTGGCTCGTGCATCAAAGGGTAGATGTAGAAGGCGCCCGACAGAGGAGGTACCTGGTAAAATGTTACGGAACTAGACTAATTACGATTCAGGTGACGTATATATACTGCCGATGTATGAATACACCAGTTCACCCACACAAATATTTAGAACCTACACATCACCAGGAGTCAGAACAAAGTCTGGTGTACATGTTTATCGCCCAGCCATGTCATAATCGTCATAAACATGTGTAAAAAcactattatgatgtcatatgtAGTTTCGAcgtcataatttatatattacgtcgcatgattgtttcAGTAGACGGACACGTCACATCAAGGACGAAATAAAAGTTATGcgataaataaaatgtcacaCTCGTGACTATATTTTATgagggcgcagcccttcgtgctCGAAGAGCATGAAGTGCGAAgaacttctaaggtaacacatacgtgaaaaaataagaaaaaactcaatcttcaaaattcaatcctacccactgacagcttcagtttgcggctgCCATTTTTTTACAcactgtaaaaaatcccatcagcgaAAATAcaatgctttgaagtcagcttattatataatcaagcggttcaaacgcttttatgatccgacaagcgtaatcttcatccggcagaaaTTCAGTGCTTATTGCTCTTTATTTGTAAGtgttcaagtgatagaccaccttccaatataatcagctgaccaaaaacggaatatctgttactgaaataaaaaaaatcttccttctcttatgtggatttccttctcaaaaGGGGGTTTGgggacaaggatagagtgtgaatatatgaagaaaaaaattagaaaattcgGCTTCGTTATTTcgataaattgaactttttcacattgcataattaatggttactgaaacatctgactgcgccctttaaggccttgccttcagtcatgttatgaaatttatcaaacgagatcaataattgatatgccacgagcctttacATATATTacagccactcatgtaagatcctctatttccaatatcgtaagacacactattgtgacgtcacgggCAATTTTCGACGTTATAGTcgatgtgacgtcatatgatTGTCTTGTGCGATAATTCTCATGTATAAAGCTCGTGGTATATCAATTTGTAAACTTATTTAATTTGCatgttatttaagcattgaacgtctttcagttggcacccatatagccaatatgaatgccaactggacagaggcaaattccacgAAGCGCGCTAGAGCTTCATGTtggatttgcctctgtccagttggcattcattttgtgctatgaatgccaactgaaagacgttcactgcttatgtttacatttggttacaatattaTGTTGACATACCAAGGCATttttcatctacatgtatatagtgaaTTAGTCTTTCGTTATCGTtaaggatggaacagccatttgaacagccgttttcgGTGATCGCTAGCAgggcaattgtgacgtcacaatgataatgtcGTCAAAATAAGCTATTGATGTTCATTGTCTAAATGACTGGTAGGGTCACATAGTgagactgcagtgaaaatgtaaatatatagccAGGAATGTAAGATTCTCTACTCTGCACTGTATATCATAGCGGATATACAACCTACACGAATGTATAACATCCATTTCTCTGACAATCAAAGATAATCGTTGTTTCAGCTGATGTTTGAACGCTGTAGGGTTGAgtcaattttgtaattttggcTCTAGTACAACATACCACCAGATACATGACGGTTGCCTCTGACTTACAGTATTTATCAGTAGGAGCGTCATATAGCGGGCCCATCCTCTGTATAACCGTAACCCCTACAGTACAGGTAATGTGACATTGACGTAAACATTGTGGTTATATCAACCCATCAAACCTAGGCCTGTCACGCCACCAATCCTATCGGCCCATATTCtatcggagttacttcccttccttCCAGCGACTCTTTCAGAATATGATACGTTAAATTACTACTAATAAATGGCTTAAGAGTATTGTGCTCCAAAAGTAATTGACAAATTCTGGGGTCAGAGAACTTAAGTGACACCGTGAATCGTTCAATGGCAAAACAAGAACTAAATCTGACCACTAGTTAAGTATTTAATGtagacatataaataatttcattttacaagGCAAAGTTGAGAATTATccaattataaataaacaaaaattctCAAAACAGATAtaaactcatttacatatatcaaCACGTATACCTGTCATATTAAACCGTCACATACCAAATGAACACAActcaaattttatcaataaataaataaaatcacgttcatgcacacacacacacacttgaCCACCCATCTACTCGAAAGCATAGATCAATTTTTTGACGTCACGTTATCCATTTGATGGAAAATCTTAACTTTATAATCAAAGTGAGAATGATTTCTTctgatgtcaaatacatgtatataccgcatcaaattttaatagaattttaattaaaacgtcataacaatatttttaaaaatttctcATCGGTGGATAAATGATGgtaatttattttctaattcGTACACATTCTGTAAGTTATTCCGGTATTTATTATTAGAAAGTATTTTTGTCGTCGTGGCGATAATAcagttataattacatgtatatatatgttaaattgaAGGTTGGCTTTTATTGATTGGAATCATTGACGATTTATAAATCAGTCAACAACTCGGGGACTTTTTAAAGTCTATTAACACTATACACTTCACCTGCACTCCTCACAACACCATAACAAACACACGCTACTGTGTACTTTCGTCTATTTTGGCAACGAAGATTCAAAACATTGGAACTCAAGGGGGCTCGCCGACTCGTCATGGGCAAATGATTTTAATACAGTTCCGGTTCCACACAAATCGTCTCTGGAGTTATTGTCAAAGTGTAAACTAGTTATCACTGAATATGGCACGAGAACCAAAAAATAGTATATTGCAAagcactgtatataaatatacttcACTATAATAACACAGATCGATCGGGGCCTACCATACTAGGGAATTAAAATCACACTCAAAGTCAGCAAAGCAGAGTTCcgtacaatacatgtatacgacacatatttcagcaaaattttataacatttttacaTTAGCCATAAGAAAAGTCTTCATAATACATTAAGGCGTTGTTTATTTTCTCACAGATCATTCAATTTGTATATCAATGTCCGGAACAAGTTCGTCTTGGTCCAAACATGATTGGAGATGCTATGACGGAtggttcatatatatataataacccGATGGACATTCTTAGTGTTCAGTGATATCTCTGATTTCGTCGAAGTTTTTCTCTAATTCTGATGAGAGGCTGTTGGTATCTGAAAAATCCTTCCCACATCCATCCCGGTTGTCAAGGAATTTAAGGGTGTTGTCCTCTGAAGCTAAGGTCAGATTGCGAAAGGTGCGAATGTGGGGTTCTGAGCTGACTTTCCACCCACTTCTGTTTCGTATCGATTCGTTAGATAATTAGCAGTTTCTGTCATTTGATGGAGAAGTCTAAATATACCCGATAAATGATGCTGAAACGCCGCAGCTGTTTTCTTAGCCGATTCGTCTATGTGGTTATTTTCGATTTCCCCCTCGAGGGCCTCATCCGAATCACTCAGTACAGCTGATTGCACTCGGTGTGTCCCGACTGTCAGATCTGTTTTTACAGTTTTTAAAAGAGAGTAAAAGCTATACAAGTCCGTACCTTGTTTCACAGTGGATAACACAGCTTTATTGTTGTTCTCCTCGGCTACCACGGGAATATTTGAAGCAGTAACCTCCATATCTTTGAGTCGGTTTGGAATCATAACCGTATCGTCCATTGAATCCACTGCGTGCACAAATTTATTGAGAGCAGACATTAGCGAGTCCTGGTTCGTCTCGCCATTACTTAGAATTAAACTTCGGTTATCCATTGTGATGTGTTAGGTCCAGGATAGGAATAATGTAGTGATGTTTTGCTCAGAGTTCGGTATAATATATCCCACTCAACTCGCCGGGTTACAGTGCTGATTAATAATGTGTCAGGAGTCGACTTCCGGTTTGGACGATACCACTAGTAGGTAGAACAAGTCCAAGAGTCGTAACGAAAAGGGAAAAcattaatgaaaagataaattagtagcatttaaaatatattcaaagcAATTGTAAAGCCGTTTATTTccattgaattaaaattaggaACGCTGACGCTGTCTATTTAAGTCCGTCcggtattttattttatattacagatTAACAGACGAGTCGACTTGTTGTCAAGGTCGGGTGATAATGCTACGATTTGATTGGTCGGCAAACATCACCTTGTCGCGTGGTATGTCTCATAATCAAAACATAAGCACATGGTGAATGCCGGGGTGTTTCCCACGTGGTTAGATTATACCGTCAAGGTAATAGTAACTGGTGGATATAAGTGTGCTTTATAATTAGATGTGACGATTAACCGTGTACTTATGTAAGAATTAGTATTAGGCCTTGAAATGTGGTACGTAATGCTATTAACGACATGACAATAAATATGTACTGTAAACATGAGATAACACACATTTAATCTCTGATTTACATAATCACGTGCAACTGTGCATgaagatctacatgtatgtatacagaaCTACAATTGCCATATTCATCCAAAATGTAGTAATTTAAATTAATGATGTGTAAGGGTTTCCTAGTGGTCGAGACtcaaaaatttgcaaaaatacATTGCcgtttatatttaatttttctaCAAAAGGTGAACATGCAAAAATTTCACTATTtttatcaatgttagatatgatGTGTTCAAAgtactgtataatgtatgtagTGTAATATGTTGCTCTTACGTGAACTTCGTggtaaatgtaataaaatccACAATTACAGGTAcggtttattttatttcatctcGAAATAAAATCGAGACGTACATATAGGCATACAGTATAACTGCGGGATGAATCTAGTACAACTTTTCAAACTTGTTGACAGCGTCCAAGTGTATTCATCGTGGACACATGTGTACATGCACGTGTATAGTCATTTGAGCACTGAATGTCCTACTTTTTGTTTGAGAAAACAAGTAGACCCTGTagtaaaagatgctccaccgctgacaagtgACATTTGTTCACTATTTAAAACAGGaacagatgatttagtatttttcttcaggtacaaaagttacttactttacaccattgctatcagtggaaagtttgagcttttaattttacttgaagttaaacataaacataaacaatacttaattgcatctcgaaaaaaatctatgacactatatatatatatatagctatatcctatattgagcggaatatcaatatgattttaataaggttgatttttttctggacgtaattaataattatcaatattttttttatcttgaattgaaataagaatcccaaacttttcaatggcggtaatggtgtaaagtagaaatgtaagtaaattttgtaacttaagaaaaatagtTACTTGTCTTCTCCTGTTTTGATAGGGAAAATGTCCTTAGTTAGCGGCATAACATCTTTAATGAAACAAAGctaattttaaaaagaattaaGAAAGGACTGtaaagaatgaaataaaaatccTGAAAGggctatatttgtttttattatttgacATCATAATCCTAACAGGATTCAAACCAAACGTGCGAAAAAGTGCGATAGGCAGTAAAGCAACACGAGCATAccagggcccggcaccataaaactttctcagataatttttttactcaagcctatggaaaatcatatacttgagtaaaaaatctgtctgagaatagttttttGGTGCCGGGCCCAGGCAATTAGTTTTGTAGAAAGATGTTTTTGTACACCAAAATCTTTCAGAAGTGATCATCAATTTGTATTGCTTTAATGTAATTTAGATGTTTACTTGTTATTCACGTTGTAATCCGAAATGTATTAATGCTTATATCATGATCTGGACCAAGGACACCCTACAAACATATCTTTACAACatctttgatactccaggggttactatcactgacgttataaaGACTGtgatggtaacccctggagtattaaGGGTGcctttttaaaggcccactacctttccggagcaaaatttaaaggtttctaaaaatcatagataacataagaaaatatatatcgatggcctaagatgaagtTATAACATGAAGCTTATGCAAGatatcctgcgtaatatatggtAACAGTTGGGTTTCATTTCACTGCTTTGccttctggcgcagtgataatcaactaccgcgcggcatttaggacgacggcgggaaacataagacgagccgcgttatgaaaattaacattttatttatttaaattaaatagttcagaaggtgatgataagtgtagaattaccggtaagttgataacttttgcgactctacaaaattatcaatctcgttttacatttccattttaaaaattaaaagccgtttcggaaaggtagtgggcctttaagtttaCAAATACCAACAACAATGTTTCAGTACAAAGTATTCAGAGGAGAATGATTTCATttattaacttttgtaatgcctTCAATTATAAGTAGAGAAATCCCCTGACGTACTGCAATAATAATCTCTTTGTGGTGTATGTAAAGTATGTGTACAAATGTGTGTACAAGTATGTGTACAAATGTGTGTACAAGTATGTGTACAAATGTGTGTACAAATGTGTGTACAAGTGTGTGTACAAATGTGTGTACAAATGTGTGTACAAGTGTGTGTACAAGTGTGTGTACAAATGTGTGTACAAATGTGTGTACAAGTGTGTGTACAAGTGTGTGTACAAGTGTGTGTACAAATGTGTGTACAAGTGTGTGATTTACACTGAATTAATTTAAGAATCATTCTGGCATTTTTTtggaaaaacaaaatactttttttttaatttaaattaacgTCGAATCAGacgaatgtacatgtacatttatcagTGGACATCGGCGCCAAAAAGCTCAGTGTGATTTGATAAACAACTgtaatatatctaaatatacgtacaacatgtattaatatgtacatgtatttataaacgTGTATTATGTAAGATTTTTGACACtatgaatattacagagtttggACCTGCTAAAATGGCCCAAAAGGTGGGTTCAAAATTGTGAGTCTCTCTCCAAAAATAGGGAGGGTTGGTAAGTATGTCTTGTTTCGATAATCCTTCATTGTCTCTGTGATTATCGATATGTGTACTTTTATAGATACACGCAGGTGATGTCGTCAAATACGTAGGTAAAATTCGGAGTCAAAATGGAAGTCATCATCAACTGAAAAATTAGTACACTTGCATCACCAAATTCAATACcgtattaaataattattttgattactaCAATTAATGTATACAGTTATAACATACCATGATCTCTATACAAAccagtatacatatgtatgtcgatataatatttaattatcataaacACTGTGAGGTACGATCAATGAGAAGTGAGTTTAAAAGTACGTCAACAAGTGTTGTGTTTTTCTCTGCCATAGGGACAGATAAACACGGGTCCGGATCTAAGTCGGTCAGGCTACTCTGATCTTTACACTCGTACTTTAGAGCAGAGAGTGCCCCGTGTTTAACTTTAACACAATCAAAGTTTACGTCCCAtagaaatgtatacatgtgtattgtcaTGTATACGGATATCCAACGCAGACCgatggtctctaaggcaggtttgacagtagttatagacaggtggtctctaaggcaggtttgacagtagttatagacaggtggtctctaaggcaggtttgacagtagttatagacaggtggtctctaagacaggtttgacagtaGATATAgtcaggtggtctctaaggcaggtttgacagTAGTTATAgtcaggtggtctctaaggcaggtttgacagTAGTTATAgtcaggtggtctctaaggcaggtttgacagtagttatagacaggtggtctctaaggcaggtttgacagTAGTTATAgtcaggtggtctctaaggcaggtttgacagtagttatagacaggtggtctctaaggcaggtttgacagTAGTTATAgtcaggtggtctctaaggcaggtttgacagTAGTTATAGACaagtggtctctaaggcagggaTGACTgcagttatagacaggtggtctctaagacgGGTTTGAcagtagttatagacagatggtctctaaggcaggtttgacagTAGTTATAgtcaggtggtctctaaggcaggtttgacagTAGTTAGAGACAGATGGTCTCTATAAGGCAGGTTTAACTGAGTTAGAGACAGGTAGTCTCTATAAGGCAGGTTTAACTGTAGTTAGAGACAGATGGTCTCTATAAGGCAGGTTTAACTGTAGAATTAGACAGGTTGTCTCTAGGACAGGCTTAACTGCAGTTAGAGACAGATGGTTTCTATAAGACAGGTTTAACCGTAGTTAGAGACACATGGTCTCTATAAGGGAGGTTTAACTGTAGAATTAGACAGGTcgtctctaagacaggtttgactgtagttatagacaagTGGTCTCTATAAGGCAGGTATGACTGTGGTTATAGACatgtggtctctaaggcagatttgactgtagttatagacaggtggtctctaaggcagatttgactgtagttatagacaggtggtctctaaggcaggtttgacagTAGTTATAgtcaggtggtctctaaggcaggtttgacagtagttatagacaggtggtctctaaggcaggtttgactgtagttatagacaggtggtctctaagacaggtttgactgtagttatagacaggtggtctctaaggcaggtttgactgtagttatagtcaggtggtctctaaggcaggtttgactgtagttatagacaggtggtctctaag
It encodes:
- the LOC138306896 gene encoding mid1-interacting protein 1-B-like, encoding MDNRSLILSNGETNQDSLMSALNKFVHAVDSMDDTVMIPNRLKDMEVTASNIPVVAEENNNKAVLSTVKQGTDLYSFYSLLKTVKTDLTVGTHRVQSAVLSDSDEALEGEIENNHIDESAKKTAAAFQHHLSGIFRLLHQMTETANYLTNRYETEVGGKSAQNPTFAPFAI